One genomic segment of Tripterygium wilfordii isolate XIE 37 chromosome 9, ASM1340144v1, whole genome shotgun sequence includes these proteins:
- the LOC120006554 gene encoding bifunctional purple acid phosphatase 26-like isoform X3: MLASSGLQILLLQLLAVISLCCFGIGMAGITNSFIRSQQPSTDIPLDNSVFAVPNGHNAPQQVHITQGDYDGKAVIISWITADERGPGKVQYSTSEDKYDHSAEGTVTSYTFYRYKSGYIHHCLIDGLKFDTKYYYKIGEGDSARKFWFLTPPKIGPDTPYSFGIIGDLGQTYNSLSTLEHYMQSGGQTVLFVGDLSYADRYRNNDVGIRWDSWGRFIEKSAAYQPWIWSAGNHEIEYMPSLGEVAPFKSYLHRFATPHLPSNSTNPLWYAIRRASAHIIVLSSYSPYVKYTPQWMWLRDELKRVDRAKTPWLIVIMHVPIYNSNLVHYMEGESMRTVFESWFVHSKVDFVFAGHVHAYERSYRISNIHYNISSGDRYPIPDKSAPVYITVGDGGNQEGLAGSFGDPQPEYSAFREASYGHSTLEIRNRTHALYHWNRNDDGQKVPIDSVIFYNQYW, translated from the exons ATGCTGGCGTCTTCTGGACTGCAAATTTTGTTGCTTCAACTTCTAGCTGTTATTTCTTTATGTTGTTTTGGGATTGGGATGGCAGGGATCACAAATTCTTTTATCCGTTCGCAACAGCCTTCCACCGATATCCCTCTTGATAATTCAGTTTTTGCAGTTCCAAATGGTCACAATGCCCCACAGCAA GTGCATATTACTCAAGGGGATTACGATGGAAAGGCTGTGATTATCTCATGGATCACTGCTGATGAACGTGGCCCCGGTAAGGTACAATATAGTACATCAGAGGACAAATACGATCATAGTGCTGAGGGCACAGTTACAAGCTACACGTTCTATAGATATAAATCTGGCTACATTCATCACTGTCTCATTGATGGCCTTAAG TTTGACACCAAATACTATTACAAGATTGGAGAGGGTGACTCTGCTCGCAAATTTTGGTTTCTGACACCTCCAAAGATTGGCCCAGACACTCCCTACAGTTTTGGAATCATTG GTGATCTGGGTCAAACGTATAATTCTCTATCCACTCTTGAGCATTACATGCAGAGTGGTGGACAGACTGTCTTATTTGTTGGTGATCTCTCTTATGCTGATAGATATCGAAACAATGATGTTGGTATTAGATGGGATTCGTGGGGCCGTTTCATTGAGAAAAGCGCGGCATATCAGCCTTGGATTTGGTCAGCAGGGAATCATGAGATAGAGTACATGCCAAGCCTG GGAGAAGTTGCTCCTTTTAAATCGTATCTACATAGATTTGCAACACCTCACCTGCCTTCGAACAGCACCAATCCTCTTTGGTATGCCATAAGACGGGCTTCTGCTCATATCATCGTCCTCTCCAGCTACTCTCCATATG taAAATATACTCCTCAGTGGATGTGGTTGCGGGATGAGTTGAAAAGAGTAGACCGTGCGAAGACACCTTGGCTTATTGTTATCATGCACGTTCCCATCTATAATAGTAACTTAGTACATTATATGGAAGGTGAAAGTATGCGTACTGTCTTTGAGAGCTGGTTTGTTCATTCCAAAGTTGACTTTGTATTTGCCGGTCACGTCCATGCCTATGAAAGATCG TATCGCATCTCCAATATTCACTACAACATCTCAAGTGGTGACCGTTATCCTATACCTGACAAGTCAGCTCCTGTATACATAACAGTTGGAGATGGGGGGAATCAGGAAGGCCTTGCAGGAAG CTTTGGGGACCCACAACCTGAGTATTCTGCATTCCGTGAAGCAAGTTATGGTCATTCTACGTTGGAGATCAGAAATAGGACTCATGCATTATACCATTGGAATCGAAATGATGATGGGCAAAAAGTACCAATTGATTCCGTGATTTTCTACAATCAGTACTG GTAG
- the LOC120006554 gene encoding bifunctional purple acid phosphatase 26-like isoform X2 gives MLASSGLQILLLQLLAVISLCCFGIGMAGITNSFIRSQQPSTDIPLDNSVFAVPNGHNAPQQVHITQGDYDGKAVIISWITADERGPGKVQYSTSEDKYDHSAEGTVTSYTFYRYKSGYIHHCLIDGLKFDTKYYYKIGEGDSARKFWFLTPPKIGPDTPYSFGIIGDLGQTYNSLSTLEHYMQSGGQTVLFVGDLSYADRYRNNDVGIRWDSWGRFIEKSAAYQPWIWSAGNHEIEYMPSLGEVAPFKSYLHRFATPHLPSNSTNPLWYAIRRASAHIIVLSSYSPYVKYTPQWMWLRDELKRVDRAKTPWLIVIMHVPIYNSNLVHYMEGESMRTVFESWFVHSKVDFVFAGHVHAYERSYRISNIHYNISSGDRYPIPDKSAPVYITVGDGGNQEGLAGSFGDPQPEYSAFREASYGHSTLEIRNRTHALYHWNRNDDGQKVPIDSVIFYNQYWASNTRRRKLEKNHLKAAGEIVY, from the exons ATGCTGGCGTCTTCTGGACTGCAAATTTTGTTGCTTCAACTTCTAGCTGTTATTTCTTTATGTTGTTTTGGGATTGGGATGGCAGGGATCACAAATTCTTTTATCCGTTCGCAACAGCCTTCCACCGATATCCCTCTTGATAATTCAGTTTTTGCAGTTCCAAATGGTCACAATGCCCCACAGCAA GTGCATATTACTCAAGGGGATTACGATGGAAAGGCTGTGATTATCTCATGGATCACTGCTGATGAACGTGGCCCCGGTAAGGTACAATATAGTACATCAGAGGACAAATACGATCATAGTGCTGAGGGCACAGTTACAAGCTACACGTTCTATAGATATAAATCTGGCTACATTCATCACTGTCTCATTGATGGCCTTAAG TTTGACACCAAATACTATTACAAGATTGGAGAGGGTGACTCTGCTCGCAAATTTTGGTTTCTGACACCTCCAAAGATTGGCCCAGACACTCCCTACAGTTTTGGAATCATTG GTGATCTGGGTCAAACGTATAATTCTCTATCCACTCTTGAGCATTACATGCAGAGTGGTGGACAGACTGTCTTATTTGTTGGTGATCTCTCTTATGCTGATAGATATCGAAACAATGATGTTGGTATTAGATGGGATTCGTGGGGCCGTTTCATTGAGAAAAGCGCGGCATATCAGCCTTGGATTTGGTCAGCAGGGAATCATGAGATAGAGTACATGCCAAGCCTG GGAGAAGTTGCTCCTTTTAAATCGTATCTACATAGATTTGCAACACCTCACCTGCCTTCGAACAGCACCAATCCTCTTTGGTATGCCATAAGACGGGCTTCTGCTCATATCATCGTCCTCTCCAGCTACTCTCCATATG taAAATATACTCCTCAGTGGATGTGGTTGCGGGATGAGTTGAAAAGAGTAGACCGTGCGAAGACACCTTGGCTTATTGTTATCATGCACGTTCCCATCTATAATAGTAACTTAGTACATTATATGGAAGGTGAAAGTATGCGTACTGTCTTTGAGAGCTGGTTTGTTCATTCCAAAGTTGACTTTGTATTTGCCGGTCACGTCCATGCCTATGAAAGATCG TATCGCATCTCCAATATTCACTACAACATCTCAAGTGGTGACCGTTATCCTATACCTGACAAGTCAGCTCCTGTATACATAACAGTTGGAGATGGGGGGAATCAGGAAGGCCTTGCAGGAAG CTTTGGGGACCCACAACCTGAGTATTCTGCATTCCGTGAAGCAAGTTATGGTCATTCTACGTTGGAGATCAGAAATAGGACTCATGCATTATACCATTGGAATCGAAATGATGATGGGCAAAAAGTACCAATTGATTCCGTGATTTTCTACAATCAGTACTG GGCAAGCAACACACGGAGGAGGAAACTTGAGAAGAATCATCTCAAAGCTGCTGGAGAAATTGTTTATTAA
- the LOC120006675 gene encoding hydroxyproline O-galactosyltransferase HPGT2-like isoform X2 produces MEGLPTTMKSERRWRSKSTQTSKPSLLMAFFSCLAWLYVAGRDLERRIVDAEMDLTLAKSQGYLKNQLPQSGSSSGQKLLAVIGVYTGFGSRLKRNVFRASWMPRGDALKKLEERGVVIRFVIGRSANRGDSLDRNINEENRLTKDFLIMEGHEEAQEEFSKKAKFFFSTSVQIWDAEFYVKVDDNINLDLEGLIELLDHRRGQDGAYIGCMKSGEVISEEGRSWYEPDWWKFGDDKSYFRHAAGPLFILSKNLAQYIYINSASLKTYAHDDISVGSWMMGVQANYTDDNRFCCSSIRQDKVCSLA; encoded by the exons ATGGAGGGCTTGCCGACGACTATGAAATCTGAGAGACGGTGGAGATCGAAGTCTACGCAGACATCCAAACCTTCACTCTTGATGGCTTTTTTCTCTTGCCTCGCTTGGCTTTACGTTGCTGGCCG AGATCTGGAGAGGAGAATTGTGGACGCTGAGATGGACTTGACACTGGCAAAGAGTCAAGGTTATCTAAAGAACCAGTTGCCTCAAAGTGGGTCTTCTTCGGGCCAAAAGCTTCTTGCTGTTATTGGCGTATATACTGGATTTGGAAGTCGCTTGAAACGGAATGTGTTTAGAGCATCTTGGATGCCTAGAG GTGATGCTTTAAAGAAACTCGAGGAAAGAGGAGTGGTCATACGCTTTGTGATTGGTCGAAG TGCAAATCGAGGTGATAGTTTAGATCGCAATATTAATGAGGAAAATCGCTTAACAAAGGACTTCTTGATTATG GAAGGCCATGAGGAGGCTCAAGAAGAATTTTCAAAGAAAGCAAAATTCTTCTTCAGCACTTCAGTGCAAATTTGGGATGCAGAATTTTATGTAAAAGTTGATGACAATATCAACCTTGATCTAG AGGGGTTGATTGAACTTCTTGATCATCGCCGTGGCCAAGATGGTGCTTATATTGGATGTATGAAATCGGGAGAAGTGATAAGTGAAGA GGGAAGGTCATGGTATGAGCCTGATTGGTGGAAATTTGGGGATGATAAATC GTACTTCCGACATGCAGCTGGTCCACTTTTTATACTCTCCAAAAATTTGGCTCAGTATATCTACATAAACAG TGCTTCCTTGAAGACTTATGCTCATGACGATATATCAGTGGGATCATGGATGATGGGCGTGCAAGCAAATTATACGGATGATAATCGTTTTTGCTGCAGTAGCATTAGAcaag ATAAGGTGTGTTCCCTTGCTTGA
- the LOC120006072 gene encoding uncharacterized protein LOC120006072 gives MAALVKCFVAVLILNLVTRGFCGCSVGDLTIGTVRSGKEVQGKAEWTVTVTNNCICAQSRIILYCGGFQSVEHVNPAILYKQGEDCILVHGTSLPASASVTFSYAWDPPAIFLPKSSVIAGC, from the exons aTGGCAGCCCTTGTTAAGTGTTTTGTTGCTGTTCTCATCCTGAATCTTGTCACCCGAG gATTTTGTGGTTGTTCTGTGGGTGACCTTACTATAGGCACTGTCCGAAGTGGGAAAGAGGTACAAGGAAAGGCTGAATGGACTGTGACAGTCACCAACAACTGTATCTGTGCTCAAAGCAGGATAATTCTCTACTGCGGAGGATTTCAGAGTGTTGAACATGTGAATCCAGCTATTCTATACAAGCAAGGTGAAGATTGCATATTGGTCCATGGGACTTCCTTACCAGCATCTGCTTCAGTCACCTTCTCCTACGCTTGGGATCCTCCCGCTATTTTTCTTCCAAAGTCATCTGTTATTGCTGGCTGTTAG
- the LOC120006675 gene encoding hydroxyproline O-galactosyltransferase HPGT3-like isoform X1, with protein sequence MEGLPTTMKSERRWRSKSTQTSKPSLLMAFFSCLAWLYVAGRLWQDAENRTLLASLLQKNSARRPKVLTVEDRLQDLGCKDLERRIVDAEMDLTLAKSQGYLKNQLPQSGSSSGQKLLAVIGVYTGFGSRLKRNVFRASWMPRGDALKKLEERGVVIRFVIGRSANRGDSLDRNINEENRLTKDFLIMEGHEEAQEEFSKKAKFFFSTSVQIWDAEFYVKVDDNINLDLEGLIELLDHRRGQDGAYIGCMKSGEVISEEGRSWYEPDWWKFGDDKSYFRHAAGPLFILSKNLAQYIYINSASLKTYAHDDISVGSWMMGVQANYTDDNRFCCSSIRQDKVCSLA encoded by the exons ATGGAGGGCTTGCCGACGACTATGAAATCTGAGAGACGGTGGAGATCGAAGTCTACGCAGACATCCAAACCTTCACTCTTGATGGCTTTTTTCTCTTGCCTCGCTTGGCTTTACGTTGCTGGCCG GCTGTGGCAAGATGCAGAGAACAGGACATTACTTGCTAGTCTTCTACAGAAGAACTCTGCTCGG AGACCCAAGGTACTCACAGTTGAAGATAGGTTACAAGATCTTGGATGCAA AGATCTGGAGAGGAGAATTGTGGACGCTGAGATGGACTTGACACTGGCAAAGAGTCAAGGTTATCTAAAGAACCAGTTGCCTCAAAGTGGGTCTTCTTCGGGCCAAAAGCTTCTTGCTGTTATTGGCGTATATACTGGATTTGGAAGTCGCTTGAAACGGAATGTGTTTAGAGCATCTTGGATGCCTAGAG GTGATGCTTTAAAGAAACTCGAGGAAAGAGGAGTGGTCATACGCTTTGTGATTGGTCGAAG TGCAAATCGAGGTGATAGTTTAGATCGCAATATTAATGAGGAAAATCGCTTAACAAAGGACTTCTTGATTATG GAAGGCCATGAGGAGGCTCAAGAAGAATTTTCAAAGAAAGCAAAATTCTTCTTCAGCACTTCAGTGCAAATTTGGGATGCAGAATTTTATGTAAAAGTTGATGACAATATCAACCTTGATCTAG AGGGGTTGATTGAACTTCTTGATCATCGCCGTGGCCAAGATGGTGCTTATATTGGATGTATGAAATCGGGAGAAGTGATAAGTGAAGA GGGAAGGTCATGGTATGAGCCTGATTGGTGGAAATTTGGGGATGATAAATC GTACTTCCGACATGCAGCTGGTCCACTTTTTATACTCTCCAAAAATTTGGCTCAGTATATCTACATAAACAG TGCTTCCTTGAAGACTTATGCTCATGACGATATATCAGTGGGATCATGGATGATGGGCGTGCAAGCAAATTATACGGATGATAATCGTTTTTGCTGCAGTAGCATTAGAcaag ATAAGGTGTGTTCCCTTGCTTGA
- the LOC120006554 gene encoding bifunctional purple acid phosphatase 26-like isoform X1, whose amino-acid sequence MLASSGLQILLLQLLAVISLCCFGIGMAGITNSFIRSQQPSTDIPLDNSVFAVPNGHNAPQQVHITQGDYDGKAVIISWITADERGPGKVQYSTSEDKYDHSAEGTVTSYTFYRYKSGYIHHCLIDGLKFDTKYYYKIGEGDSARKFWFLTPPKIGPDTPYSFGIIGDLGQTYNSLSTLEHYMQSGGQTVLFVGDLSYADRYRNNDVGIRWDSWGRFIEKSAAYQPWIWSAGNHEIEYMPSLGEVAPFKSYLHRFATPHLPSNSTNPLWYAIRRASAHIIVLSSYSPYVKYTPQWMWLRDELKRVDRAKTPWLIVIMHVPIYNSNLVHYMEGESMRTVFESWFVHSKVDFVFAGHVHAYERSYRISNIHYNISSGDRYPIPDKSAPVYITVGDGGNQEGLAGSFGDPQPEYSAFREASYGHSTLEIRNRTHALYHWNRNDDGQKVPIDSVIFYNQYWESVRAASLDCLVEDHIFSLGLGCLRNNHSLCQTFFHFVFYLFTRECREYSPVFSFLYKKFISMGNPLLLVYWKFNYCNFGVAAYPILGDDAKK is encoded by the exons ATGCTGGCGTCTTCTGGACTGCAAATTTTGTTGCTTCAACTTCTAGCTGTTATTTCTTTATGTTGTTTTGGGATTGGGATGGCAGGGATCACAAATTCTTTTATCCGTTCGCAACAGCCTTCCACCGATATCCCTCTTGATAATTCAGTTTTTGCAGTTCCAAATGGTCACAATGCCCCACAGCAA GTGCATATTACTCAAGGGGATTACGATGGAAAGGCTGTGATTATCTCATGGATCACTGCTGATGAACGTGGCCCCGGTAAGGTACAATATAGTACATCAGAGGACAAATACGATCATAGTGCTGAGGGCACAGTTACAAGCTACACGTTCTATAGATATAAATCTGGCTACATTCATCACTGTCTCATTGATGGCCTTAAG TTTGACACCAAATACTATTACAAGATTGGAGAGGGTGACTCTGCTCGCAAATTTTGGTTTCTGACACCTCCAAAGATTGGCCCAGACACTCCCTACAGTTTTGGAATCATTG GTGATCTGGGTCAAACGTATAATTCTCTATCCACTCTTGAGCATTACATGCAGAGTGGTGGACAGACTGTCTTATTTGTTGGTGATCTCTCTTATGCTGATAGATATCGAAACAATGATGTTGGTATTAGATGGGATTCGTGGGGCCGTTTCATTGAGAAAAGCGCGGCATATCAGCCTTGGATTTGGTCAGCAGGGAATCATGAGATAGAGTACATGCCAAGCCTG GGAGAAGTTGCTCCTTTTAAATCGTATCTACATAGATTTGCAACACCTCACCTGCCTTCGAACAGCACCAATCCTCTTTGGTATGCCATAAGACGGGCTTCTGCTCATATCATCGTCCTCTCCAGCTACTCTCCATATG taAAATATACTCCTCAGTGGATGTGGTTGCGGGATGAGTTGAAAAGAGTAGACCGTGCGAAGACACCTTGGCTTATTGTTATCATGCACGTTCCCATCTATAATAGTAACTTAGTACATTATATGGAAGGTGAAAGTATGCGTACTGTCTTTGAGAGCTGGTTTGTTCATTCCAAAGTTGACTTTGTATTTGCCGGTCACGTCCATGCCTATGAAAGATCG TATCGCATCTCCAATATTCACTACAACATCTCAAGTGGTGACCGTTATCCTATACCTGACAAGTCAGCTCCTGTATACATAACAGTTGGAGATGGGGGGAATCAGGAAGGCCTTGCAGGAAG CTTTGGGGACCCACAACCTGAGTATTCTGCATTCCGTGAAGCAAGTTATGGTCATTCTACGTTGGAGATCAGAAATAGGACTCATGCATTATACCATTGGAATCGAAATGATGATGGGCAAAAAGTACCAATTGATTCCGTGATTTTCTACAATCAGTACTG GGAATCAGTTCGTGCTGCCAGTTTGGACTGCTTGGTAGAAGACCACATTTTTTCGCTTGGACTTGGATGTCTAAGAAACAACCATTCACTTTGCCAAACCTTCTTCCATTTCGTCTTTTATCTTTTTACACGAGAATGTAGAGAATATAGTCCAGTCTTTTCCTTCTTGTATAAGAAATTCATTAGTATGGGTAATCCTCTACTATTAGTTTACTGGAAATTCAATTATTGTAACTTTGGTGTGGCTGCCTATCCCATACTTGGTGACGATGCTAAGAAATAA